GGCGACCCAACTCGTCGGGTTCAAATCCCGCCGAGGCGTGATCTGCCGCGAGACGCGCAGATTTCATTGCGCCATCGATCCTTCGAAGGCCTGTGTCAGTCAGGTCGACATGAACCACGCGCCGGTCGGACTGGCTGCGGTTACGCGTGATAAGATCTCGCTTTTCGAGCTCGTCCAGTACGCGTGTAGATGACGCCTTTTCGATGCCCAGCAACCCGGAAAGCTCGGATTGTTTTAGTTTGCCTTCCTCTCTCAGGCACCGGAGATGAATGTACTGCGCCATGCTGAGCCCGGTTTCGCGCAACTGCTCCTGCAGCAGCTTACCATAAAGATGATGCGCCAGGCGGAGCGACGCCCCAAGACCACGTTTCCTAGAAGGTGATTGCGGCACGATTTGCGCCCCCCTAATTTAGATGTCTTATTTCTTGACAATTCTAAAGCCACTCTTATAGTAAGGCAATCTTACTAACTTGAAGCAAGACTGGGCAACAGACGGAGGAGCTAAGATGCCAGAAAGATTGCTATGTGCGGTGTCGGACTTGAGCGACAAGACGGCAAAGATTTGCGAGGTCGACGGGGTCGAGATCGGGGTCATTCGGCACAAAGGAGACATCGTTGCATATAAGAACGTGTGTCCGCACCAAGGTGGCCCGGTATGCGAAGGCCTAAAGATGCCGCAGGTCTGCGTCGAACTCGACGACCAGCAGCGCGCGCTCCGGCAGACCTTCAACGAAGACGAACTGCATTTCGTTTGCCCGTGGCATGGCTGGGAATTCAAGATTGCGACGGGCGAAGCCGTTGGCGATCCAAAGTACAAAATGAAACGTTACAACGTGGTGGAAAGAGGAGGTGAGGTCTATGTCGAAGTTTGACCAGATAGCCGCTGAAGCTCCTGCTCTGGAGGCATCGGTCGATGCTGTCCTGAATGCACTGCGCAACCCCGAAAGCAGTGGCCTGCGCGCCGAGCAACTTCAGGCGCTGCTTTCACACGCTGTGACCGCATATGCGAAACTTCGCGAAACCAATGACGGCTTGCCCGCATTCCCACGAGACAACGATGTCTCGGCGACAGCTGTCGCCATCGCCGCGACCGGCATTCTCGATGCCGCCGATATGGCGGTGTTCGAGTTGGGCATGTGGCAGACGCTGAATCCGTAACACGAGGGGAGAGAGATAAAATGTCTTTGACGGGCAACACGATGAACTACAGCTCGGATAACGATCCGGCGATACAGGAATTTAACACCAGCAAGCTGCTGAAGAACGCACGTAAGCAAGCGGAAGACCGTAATTACAAAGACTTCTTCATTTGCGATGTGGACAGCCACCACTATGAGACTGAGGCCTTGCCGGAAATCCTGCAATACATGGACGACCCGGTGATGCGCCATCTTGGCTTGTCAGCCGGTAACGTTGGCCGCGCCGGCCTTATTCCGCAGGCGATCGGTTCGCAGGACATGGCTGGGCGCGTGACGCGCTATGCGGGTCGGAACAAGGAAATTGTCCCCGAAGAACCACACCGCGACATCACTTTGGCACGGCGCTGGATGGACGCGATGGGTACGGATATGGCGTGCCTTTTCCCAACCCCAATGCTGTTGTTGGCAACGCACCCCCAAGTCGAGGTCGAGGTGGCAATGGCCCGCGCCTATAACCGTTGGCTGAGCGAGCGCATTCTTGAAGAAGACAATCGCCTCGTATCCATGGTCTATCTGCCCATGAACGAGCCGCACGAAGCCGAGAAGATGATTGACGAGTTCGCCGAAAAGAAAGGCGTCGTTGGGTTCCTTTCGACTGGGTATCTCAAGCGGCCAGTGCATGACAGCGCAAACATGCGTATTTATGCCAAACTGGAAGAGCATGGAATGCCTCTTGGCTTCCACGCGGCTTATCACTGGGCCGACACCTCGTTGGCACAGCTGAACAAGTTTATCTCAGTTCACGCGCTTGGTTTCAGCTTCTGTAACATCATCCACATGACCAACTGGGTTATGAACGGCATGCCCGAGCGTTTTCCAAAGCTGAAAACCATGTGGATCGAAAGTGGTCTGGCTTGGGTTCCTTTCCTGATGCAACGGCTGGACAACGAGTACATGATGCGTACGTCCGATGCTCCGCTCTTGAAGAAAAAACCCAGCGATTACATGCGTGAGATGTACTACTCTACGCAGCCGATGGAGCTGGTGGACAACCGCGAAGCCTTGGAAGTCACCTTCAAGATGATAAACGCAGAATCGCAGTTGCTCTATTCGTCCGACTATCCGCATTGGGATATGGATCTTCCGAGCACGATCTATGACCTTCCGTTCTTGGACGAGAAGGCCAAGCGGAGCATTCTAGGTGGAAACGCGCAGAAACTGTTCAATCTTGACCCAGTTATGTCCGAGTGGAAACTGGAGGCAAACGCCAAAGGTTGACGCCGTTCTCGTCGTCCGTCTTCAACAGGACACGCATATACGGATCACTGCGAGGCTGCCCGGAGAACATCCGGGTGGCCTCTTTCATGCTTGAACGGCACGCAGTATGTCTGGCGGTTATCGCGACCTAGCTATCTCTTGAAGCGCGGCAAAAAACATAGACATCTAAGTAGTCAAATGATAGCATGTCTTAGCGTTCGATCAGTGAGGCGAAGATGAGCATCAAGAATATCCTTATTACGCATTCCGGGAGTGCTGGATTCCCGAGTGGCGTAGGTCATGCGACAAAAATTGCGGCCAAGCACGATGCATGGCTGACGGCGGTTTATGGCAGCACTTCTTCCTACTTCGAACATGTTCTCGGCCTGACCGAGGAACTTCTCGACAAGCTCGGAAATGTGCGAAATGAGAAAATCGAAGCTGCTCGAGCCTTTTTTGAGGAGCAAGCTTCTTCGGCAGGAGTGGCCGAACGGTCGCGTTTTGTTATGCCAAGCGAGATCGGAAAGTTAAGTTTGCCCGAAATCGCACGTAATTTTGATTTTGTGGTGACAGGCTACCAATCGAACCTTCCTACCGATGAATTTCGCGCTGTGAACCCAGATCTTATGGCACTACAAAGCGGCCGCCCAGTCCTTGTTGTACCCAATGGATACTCTACTGACAAACTCGGTTCACATGCTCTCGTCGCCTGGGACGGAAAGCGCTCGGCAGCCCGAGCGCTCAACGACGCAATGACGATCTTGGAGGAGAGACCGCGCAAGGTCACGATCTTGAGCGTTGGCGCGAGCCTGCCGAAAATGCCCGAAGGAACAGACATTGTCACCCACCTCCAACGCCATGGTGTTGACGTGGAACAGGTCGAGCGCCCCAAAGGCAAGAACGGCATAGCCGACGTTATTCAACGGACCGCTGCCGAGTTGGGGGCAAAGTTGATCGTGATGGGGGCTTACGAACACAGCAAATTCTCACAAGACCTGTTCGGTGGCGTTACCCACGAAGTCATCAGGAACAGCCAAGTGCCGGTGTTCATGTCCCACTGACCGCATCGTCGCGCCTTTCGGAGGGCGTCCTTTGCGTGGCTAGCAGTGTCGTCCCCCGCGCGGAGCCTTCTGTCCATGATCATGCAGGCTCGGCGAAGGATTGACGGATTCGGTCCATGAGCTGAATTTGCGGCGCGGAGAACACCGTCTTCTTGTCGTAGACCAGGAACAGCGGCATCGCAATTTCCAGCTCTGGTGTATGCACAAGGCGAAGCCCTGACACCTCTGGGTCCCTCGGCAATGCGCTCTTGAAGACGAAACCGGCCCCGACATCGGCGCGGATCGCATTTAAGATCGGCTCGGGATGCCCGAAGGCCAGTACGCTGTTGGTTCTCACGACCCCAGCGGCGCGCAGCACCTCATCGATGAGTTCTCGAGCCATTTGCCCCTTCGGCGGGGTGATCAGCGGCAATGTCCCTAGCTCATCGATGTAAGCGACATCGCCGACCAGTCGGCTCTCTATCGCGGCCACCAGATAAAGCGGCTCGCGCCAGAGCAATTCGATTTCCAACCGTGAGGTGTCGCGATTGTGATCAACCAAAGTGATACCGAAGTCGCAATCCCCAAGCAGAACTGATTCCGTGGCCAGGTAGGGGCTGGCCATCGACACCGAAATCCTGGCCGATGGGAATTCCTTTTTGAACGCAATTATAGTTTCAGACAACTTGTAGGTGCCGGCCACCATCGACGAGGCGATCCGCGTTCGGCCAATCAGACCTTTCTTGATGTCTGCGAGGTCAAGAAACATATCTGAGCTGCGCTGAATAGTTTCCTTCGCCCAGGCAAGAGTGCGACGCCCGGCATGTGTCAGTTCGATGTTGCGCCCGGCCTTGCGCACCAACTTGACACCAAGGCTCTTCTCAAGACTGCGCAGGTGGGCGGTTACTGCGGGTTGCGCAATATTCAAATACTCCGCCGCGCGGGTTACACTGTTGAATTTGGCGATCGTGCAAAAGACGTGCAGCTTGTGCAGCGTGAGATTGCGCGACCGAAGCAAGTCTTTCGACGGCGTGTCGTTCGGTTCTTCTGGCCGATCTTTGCGCAATTCCTGTTCTCCCGTGTCAGGCATCCGGTTTGATGGCTCGGAAGCATACCAAAACCACAATAAATCAGTCGGGCAAGTTCAGGAATCAACTCTATTGATTGAGTGCCCGGCATTAAATCATAACCATAGCCATATATATTGTCGACGTTTGCGTATTGGACCCGAGACCGCTCGGCATCGCACAATCGGAACATTCCTGATCCTTGCGCGGCTATCGCAGCGGCTCGAGTGATACAGTCGGCTAGAAGCCTGTCGTCCAGAAGAGTCGAAGGTTCATACCATTTGAAGGGAGGAGGAAAGTTTGAAGGAATTTGCGTTCGGTACGGAGCCGCCCGGGTCCGGTAGGATTTGCGTCGTCGGGGCCGGATTCATGGGATGTGTCATCGCGACACTCTATGCGCATCACGGCTATGATGCGGTGATCTGCGACAGCAATCAGACCATGCTTGACACTTACGTAGAGCGGGCCCGCCCGATCGCGGCAGGACTGGTCGAGGATTCGGATGCATCGGAGGCCATGCTAGCCGGAGTGACACTTGAGCCGGATCTTGCGAGCGCGATCGAAGGGGTCTTCCTCGTGCATGAAGCAGTGCAGGAATCCCTGGAAGTCAAACAGGCCCTGTTCGCGGAACTCGAAAGGATCTGTCCGGAAAACGTGGTGCTGGCGACCAATACCTCGTCCTTCCTAATCTCCGACATCGCCGCTCAAATGACACGCAAAGAGCGGATGATGGGCATTCACTATGTTACTCCGGGTCATATCGTTCCCGTAATCGAGTTGATCCATGCGGCCGATACGCCAGCGGAGTTGGTGGCATGGAGCCGCATGCTGGTGCAGAACATCGAACATGTCGGTGTCGCGATCCTCGAACGTCCAGGCTTTCTTGTGAACCGGATCCAGTTCGCCATGCTGACCGAGATCTATCGTCTGATGGACGAAGGCCTGGTGTCGCGTAGCCCTTAATTGTGAGATGAGAAATCCAACGAAATCAACGGCCTTGCTTTGCCCTTAAATATGATATTTTGCCTTTAAATCCGATATTTTTGCCCTTAAACCTGAGACAGGGTTCGCAGCTTCGTGTGGCAAATATTGATGGATGATGATCGCGAAGACTTCGTTGCCGCTGGTGCTGAGGAGGCGCGCAGGGCGGCCGTTCTGCGTCCGCTTGTTCAGGCATATCTCAAAGGAACTGGCAGTCTGGAAAGTGGCATCAATGACGCCGTTTGGGAGCTTGGTGTCAGCAGGGCGACTGTCTGGCGCTGGATAAAGCGTCTGGCCGAAGAGGGTGGGCGCACCAGCGCGCTGGCTTCTCGGAAACGGGGCCGCCCGACTGGTACAACCTTGATATCCGGCAAGGTGGAAGCGGTGATCGAAGAACATCTTCGCCGTTATTTCTTACGGCGGGAACGCCCAAGCCTGTCGCGCATCGTGACAGAAATCCGAAGCGCGTGCTGGCAGCAGGGCTTGCAACCGCCGACACGTCGGACGGTTCAGCGCAGGCTGGATGCAATGGATGCCCGTGAAATTGCCAAGGCACGCGAAGGCGCAAAGGCGGCCCGCCAGAAATTTGCGCCGGTCGTAGGCGACAACAAGGCAAACCGGCCACTGGAGGTCGTGCAAATCGACCATACGCCTGCGGACATCATTCTCGTCGACAGTTTTGAACGCAAACCAATTGGGCGGCCTTGGGTCACGCTGGCGATCGACGTCGCAACGCGGATGGTGACCGGATATTACACCTCTCTCGAGGCACCTTCGCGTCTGTCGGTGGCGCTTTGCCTGACACAGGCTGTGGCCCCCAAGGCGGAACTTCTGGCGGAATTGGTGCGCAATGTTCCTTGGCCCGCGCAGGGTAAACCGCATAGCATCCACGTCGATAACGGGCGCGATTTCCGGTCGCATGCCTTTCGGTCGGCATGTGCAGAATGGGGGATCGATCTGGTCTATCGGCCGCCAGGCAGTCCTCATTTCGGAGGGCACATCGAACGATTGATCGGCACGATGATGGGGGCCGTGCACCTGTTGCCTGGAACAACGCAATCCTCGGTCGTGGCCAAGGGCGACTATGACGCCGAGGGCATGGCCACGATGACCTTAAGCGACTTCGATCGCTGGTTTGCTCTGGAAATCTGCCGCTACAACAACAGCATTCATTCAAGTCTTGGCTGCACGCCCGTTGCCAAATGGGAGGCGCTCTCAGAGCAAATGATGGGCGATATCCCCTTCGAGATTGAAGCCTTTCGGGTGAGCTTTCTGCCAAGTGAACTGCGCAAGGTCAGGCGTGACGGCATCCATCTGTTCCAGATACGGTACTGGTCCGATGCGCTTGCAGGCCACATCGGGCGCGGGGATGGAAAGGTGGTCGTCCGCTACGACCCTCGCGACCTCTCGGTGATCTGGGTCGAACTGGATAATGACCGATACGTCGAAGCTCGGTACCGAAACCTGGAAATTCCGCCTGTGTCGCTCTGGGAATATCGCGAAGCCATGAGGAATGCCCGTGCCCTTGGCAAGTCCGGGTCCAATGAGCTGGTCCTGGCTGAGCTGATCCGACAGCAACGCCAAATCGAGTCTGAAAGCCGGAGCCTGACGAGGGCCGAACGCCGATCCCGTGAAAGAAAAGGGACATTGGAGGGCGCCAACTCGGCCGTCTCAACAACCGAAGGGCTGCGCGCGATCGATACGGGTGATACATCGCGCCCATTGTTCAAGGTGGAGAGATGGTGAATTGAGGGCAGGAAAAACAGAGGAAGACGGTCGGATCACCCTCATTCAATCGGATATCTGGATTGGCTTTCCGCGGGCCGAACAAGTTCTGGACCGTTTGCAGTGTATGATCGAAGCGCCAAGGCAAACCCGTATGCCTGGCCTTCTTGTGCATGGCGCGTCCGGGATCGGAAAGACGATGATCGCCCGCAATCTTTCGCGCAGATATGCACCGGAATATGACCCAGCATCGGGAATTACGCGAACGCCGCTGTTACTGTTACAAGCACCACCAGCTCCCGACGAACGACGGTTCTATCTGCACATCCTGGCGACCGTCGGGGCACCGGCCACGGCACTGAGCGCGCGCGCTCAAAATGTGGCCTCCCTCGAAGTCCGTGTCGTCGCGCTCTTGCGCGACCTTGGCCTGCGGATGATCATGATCGACGAAGTCCACAACCTCTTGGCCGGGACCCACCGCGAACAGCGCCGCTTTCTCAATGTTCTGCGGTATCTCAGCAATGAACTCGAAGTGTCGCTGGTCTGCCTGGGGGTCAGCGAGGCCGTCGATGCCATCCGTGGTGATATCCAGCTTGCCAGGCGGCTGGACGAACATCACCTTCCAAACTGGCGCGACGACGCCGAGTTCTCGGACATGATCCAGACACTCATCGCGGCAATGCCCCTCGAGAAGAAATCCAATCTGAAGGTCAAGTCACTAAAGCAGATACTTGCGCTGACCGGCGGGGTGACCTCGCGCATCTTCGCCCTGATCAAGGATCTTTCCATCGACGCCATTGTCACAGGTGATGAATGCATCACCGATGACGCAATCGCAAAATGGACGCCGGTTTGGTCGCGCCATGCGAACCCCCATCGGCGGCTCGAGAAGTCCGGGGTGTGAAGCCGCACCCGCTGCCCAAGACTGTCGCGCCGCTGCCCGACGAGTTGTTGTCAGGTTGGTTGTCTAGGCTGGCGGCGGCCAACTACTGTGATGATGCGGAACTACTGGCTCATCTCAGAATCGATACCGCGCATGGCACCGCCTTGAACTTCAACGTCGACGCGGCTGCGGCGGCGAAGATTGCCAACGCCGCACGGATTGACCCAGATGTTGTGCGATCTTTGACCTTCCCAGCAATGACGACACGAGAAGCCTCGCTGACGGCCCAGATACCATTCCAGCATTGCCTGCAATGTTCCAGAGAGGGCCTTTCGCTCAAGCATTGGAGGCGAGCCTGGGCATTCGACTGCCAGGTTTGTGGGACGAGACTTGTGCCGACGCTCGGCAAGGCCAGTGGCGAACAGATGCCCGAAAAGCTGATAAATCGTGCGCGCAACGGCGCCGCGCGGCTTGAATACGCCGCGCGATTACGCAGCTCCAAGCAATTTCGGCGCGCAATGCGCGCGGTCACCTTTGCCATATCATTAAAGGCCTTCCGCGGAGATCCGTTATACGCTCTTCAGGGCCACAGGCTGGAAGTAAGGCTGTTTGGCCTTGCTGCAATTGATGCAGCCCAATCCCGTCCACTGGTCAAAGCGGCCATCTCAAGCTCCGGCATCGACGACTATGCAAGGGTTGCTCTATTGCGCGCCTTCGATAAGGAGCCACGTCTGCTTGCCGCGGTTGTTTACATCGCCCGGCAGCGCGCGAAAAGCATAGGCGCGATGGCAGTGGAATCTCATAATTAAGGGCAAAAAATATCCCCGAACGCGTCGTGTCTCAGATTTAAGGGCAACGCGACAAGCACGCAAGCGACCGAAAGTCGTTGCGGTCGCGCTCGCCAACAAGACTGCCCGGATCGCTTGGGCGCTCCTGCGCCGCAACGAGATCTACGCGGCCCCTGTCTCCTGAGCGCGGAACCGCTGACGGAATGCGTGAAGCTGAGAAGAGATGACAAACCGGTCGAACCGGGGATCGGGACACCCCAGGGGGTCAAGGCGCAGAAAGCGCGCAATTTTGATTGGGACCCGATCCGCGGACTTCATCTGGGCCAGCGGCTAGACCGCACCACAAAGGCCGTAGACATGACTGCTTTCGGCATAGGCGCGTCAATTCCCAGCTTGCGCAGCAGGGGTCGTCCAGACATGGGAACACTTGCCCTCGCCAGAGATGCCCACTGCGCGTTGGCGACGGTCCACCAATGACTTGCGCCACCGGACCTGTGGGGGAACCGGCGCAGCGCCAGTTCCCCATCGGCTCATTCTGCCGGAACCCAGGGCCGGTTATAGGCTGCCACGCGCCAATCACCGTGTTCGATGAACCGGGGGGCGCTCCCGGTTTCCAGCGCCTCGGCTGCGGCGTTCAGCGCCTCGGGCGATGTCTCGGGCCAGGCGCCCGTTTCGATCCGTTCGACCAGGGTCTCGACGATGGCCGTGCTTTCGGCAGCCGTGAACTCGCAATGGCCCGTGCCCTGGACCAGCGACTGCCGATACAGATCGCCGGTACCCTGCTCCTGCACCAGCGCGCCGTAGCCTTCCATCAGCGTGTAGGGAATGGCCCAGTCGCCCAGCATGTGGATGCGGATCGCCGGAACCTGCAGATCGCCGGTCGTCGTGCGCCCGTCTGCGGCCCAGAAATCGCGCGCATAATCCGAGGCCGCGATGCGGGGGGCGGCGTCGATCCTGGCAATGTCGGCCTGAAGGTCCAAACCGGCCTGTTCGTAGAGCGCCTCAACCGTCCGCGCCATCGCGGGTGCGGCATTCTGGTAGAAGGCGGCATAGTCGACCCCCTCGTTCCCGGAAAGTTGCTGCCCCGATGCGGCGTTTTCGAACAGAAGCCGCGAGGACCCGCCAACATTACCGCCGATGCGCAGCGCCGAGGCCACGATCATGTCGGCCATGGCGCCGGCATCCGCGGTGTCGGGTAGTTCGGTCCCCTCGACCATCCACGGCGACCACTGTCCGATGGCGAAGGCAAGCGCCAGCCGCGCGCGGCCCTCCGGGCTTTCGCCCGCCGTTTCGATGGCGGCCATCCAGGACGCACGGATCGCGTCAAGGCTGCGCTCGCCACCCGCTCCGGCATTGGGCAGGCCGACGATGGCGAGATCGCTGGCCGGACCGTGCCCAGCGGCCTCATAGCTTTCGCCCAGCAGGGTCTGCATGGCGAACCAGCCATCCAGGAAACTGCTCATGATCCAGACCGGCGTATGGGCGGCAAGCACGGCGGCACCGTCGATCCTGTCCGGGTAATCCTCGGCCGAAGCGAGGCTGTCGAGCCCTCCGCCAGAACAGCCGTATTGCAGCACCATGTCAGGAGCGCGCTCCAGGTCCGTGAAAATGTCCTGAACAGCTTGTAGATTCAGGATTTCACGCTGCGGATCGTATTGCCACAGGCGCAGCGGGTGCCGGGCGAGCCCGGCGAAGGCATAGCCACGACCGAGCAGGTCGTCATACCGCTGGACCGCTGACGCGACCGAAACGTTGCTGGCGAAATCCAGATCCCTGAGTAGTCGACCATTCCAGTTCTCGGGCACGCGGATCAGCCATGCCGTCCCGTCCGGCAGGGTTCCCGCATGTTCGTTGAAGGCGGGCTGCTCCTGCGCCGACGCGAGCGGGGCGAAGCCCGCGGTCAGAGCGAGGCAAAGCACCACCATTCCGGTCCGCGAACGCGGGCCGGCCAAATTGGCTGTCCGTGACATGAATTTCCTCCAGTTTGATGCAGCGATGAAATCCGGCTCCTCTTCCGGGGAACCATCGCCGGGAAAAACATAGATAGCTAATTATTAGTGTCAAGGGCTCTGATGCACAAATCGGCTTAAGGCCGAGGTTCCCCTTTCCCCGGACGGACTTATCCCACAGCTTCCGTGACGGGTATTCCGAGCGCGGTGTAGCCGTTCAGGACGGCGATGCGGACCTGGAGTTCGGCGACCTGTCGATCGAAGTCCCGTGCCATGAGCCGCTGGCCCAGCAACTTGATACAATGCATCTTTGTCTCGACGCGGCTTCGGCGGTGGTATCCACTCCATCGTCGCCAGAGCGCGCGGCCCAGGTATTTCGCCGCGCGCAGGGCCTCATTTCGCGCCACGGCTCCGGCGGTGATCGTCTTCCAGGGCTTCGCGTTCTTGCGGGGCGGGATGACGGCATGGGCACCGCGATCTGCAATCGCATCGTGGCATTTGCGCGTGTCGTAGGCGCCATCAGCCGTAACGCTACCGATTTCCTGGTCCTGCGGGATTTGGTCGAGAAGGTGGGTAGGATGGGCGCATCACCGATGTGGCTCCCGGTGACTTCGACGGCCCGGATCTCCAACGTTTCTTCATCGATCCCAAGGTGGAGCTTGCGCCAGACGCGCCGTTTCGGGCCGCCATGCTTGCGTGCGTGCCACTCGCCTTCACCTTCGACCTTGATCCCGGTGCTGTCGATCAGCAGGTGCAACGGCCCCTTGGAGCCGCGGTAGGGGATGTTCACGGCCAAGGTCTTCTGGCGGCGAGATAGCGTGCTGAAGTCGGGCACCGTCCAGTTCAGGCCGACCAGCCGTAGCAGGCTCTCGACGAACCCGGTCGTCTGCCGGAGCGCCATGCCGAACAGCACTTTCATCGAGAGGCACG
This genomic window from Salipiger profundus contains:
- a CDS encoding MarR family winged helix-turn-helix transcriptional regulator; amino-acid sequence: MPQSPSRKRGLGASLRLAHHLYGKLLQEQLRETGLSMAQYIHLRCLREEGKLKQSELSGLLGIEKASSTRVLDELEKRDLITRNRSQSDRRVVHVDLTDTGLRRIDGAMKSARLAADHASAGFEPDELGRLFAAMDKLLDNLASVCCQSR
- a CDS encoding Rieske (2Fe-2S) protein, which gives rise to MSDLSDKTAKICEVDGVEIGVIRHKGDIVAYKNVCPHQGGPVCEGLKMPQVCVELDDQQRALRQTFNEDELHFVCPWHGWEFKIATGEAVGDPKYKMKRYNVVERGGEVYVEV
- a CDS encoding amidohydrolase family protein; amino-acid sequence: MSLTGNTMNYSSDNDPAIQEFNTSKLLKNARKQAEDRNYKDFFICDVDSHHYETEALPEILQYMDDPVMRHLGLSAGNVGRAGLIPQAIGSQDMAGRVTRYAGRNKEIVPEEPHRDITLARRWMDAMGTDMACLFPTPMLLLATHPQVEVEVAMARAYNRWLSERILEEDNRLVSMVYLPMNEPHEAEKMIDEFAEKKGVVGFLSTGYLKRPVHDSANMRIYAKLEEHGMPLGFHAAYHWADTSLAQLNKFISVHALGFSFCNIIHMTNWVMNGMPERFPKLKTMWIESGLAWVPFLMQRLDNEYMMRTSDAPLLKKKPSDYMREMYYSTQPMELVDNREALEVTFKMINAESQLLYSSDYPHWDMDLPSTIYDLPFLDEKAKRSILGGNAQKLFNLDPVMSEWKLEANAKG
- a CDS encoding universal stress protein is translated as MSIKNILITHSGSAGFPSGVGHATKIAAKHDAWLTAVYGSTSSYFEHVLGLTEELLDKLGNVRNEKIEAARAFFEEQASSAGVAERSRFVMPSEIGKLSLPEIARNFDFVVTGYQSNLPTDEFRAVNPDLMALQSGRPVLVVPNGYSTDKLGSHALVAWDGKRSAARALNDAMTILEERPRKVTILSVGASLPKMPEGTDIVTHLQRHGVDVEQVERPKGKNGIADVIQRTAAELGAKLIVMGAYEHSKFSQDLFGGVTHEVIRNSQVPVFMSH
- a CDS encoding LysR family transcriptional regulator gives rise to the protein MRKDRPEEPNDTPSKDLLRSRNLTLHKLHVFCTIAKFNSVTRAAEYLNIAQPAVTAHLRSLEKSLGVKLVRKAGRNIELTHAGRRTLAWAKETIQRSSDMFLDLADIKKGLIGRTRIASSMVAGTYKLSETIIAFKKEFPSARISVSMASPYLATESVLLGDCDFGITLVDHNRDTSRLEIELLWREPLYLVAAIESRLVGDVAYIDELGTLPLITPPKGQMARELIDEVLRAAGVVRTNSVLAFGHPEPILNAIRADVGAGFVFKSALPRDPEVSGLRLVHTPELEIAMPLFLVYDKKTVFSAPQIQLMDRIRQSFAEPA
- a CDS encoding 3-hydroxyacyl-CoA dehydrogenase family protein, with the translated sequence MKEFAFGTEPPGSGRICVVGAGFMGCVIATLYAHHGYDAVICDSNQTMLDTYVERARPIAAGLVEDSDASEAMLAGVTLEPDLASAIEGVFLVHEAVQESLEVKQALFAELERICPENVVLATNTSSFLISDIAAQMTRKERMMGIHYVTPGHIVPVIELIHAADTPAELVAWSRMLVQNIEHVGVAILERPGFLVNRIQFAMLTEIYRLMDEGLVSRSP
- a CDS encoding Mu transposase C-terminal domain-containing protein, with amino-acid sequence MDDDREDFVAAGAEEARRAAVLRPLVQAYLKGTGSLESGINDAVWELGVSRATVWRWIKRLAEEGGRTSALASRKRGRPTGTTLISGKVEAVIEEHLRRYFLRRERPSLSRIVTEIRSACWQQGLQPPTRRTVQRRLDAMDAREIAKAREGAKAARQKFAPVVGDNKANRPLEVVQIDHTPADIILVDSFERKPIGRPWVTLAIDVATRMVTGYYTSLEAPSRLSVALCLTQAVAPKAELLAELVRNVPWPAQGKPHSIHVDNGRDFRSHAFRSACAEWGIDLVYRPPGSPHFGGHIERLIGTMMGAVHLLPGTTQSSVVAKGDYDAEGMATMTLSDFDRWFALEICRYNNSIHSSLGCTPVAKWEALSEQMMGDIPFEIEAFRVSFLPSELRKVRRDGIHLFQIRYWSDALAGHIGRGDGKVVVRYDPRDLSVIWVELDNDRYVEARYRNLEIPPVSLWEYREAMRNARALGKSGSNELVLAELIRQQRQIESESRSLTRAERRSRERKGTLEGANSAVSTTEGLRAIDTGDTSRPLFKVERW
- a CDS encoding TniB family NTP-binding protein, with protein sequence MRAGKTEEDGRITLIQSDIWIGFPRAEQVLDRLQCMIEAPRQTRMPGLLVHGASGIGKTMIARNLSRRYAPEYDPASGITRTPLLLLQAPPAPDERRFYLHILATVGAPATALSARAQNVASLEVRVVALLRDLGLRMIMIDEVHNLLAGTHREQRRFLNVLRYLSNELEVSLVCLGVSEAVDAIRGDIQLARRLDEHHLPNWRDDAEFSDMIQTLIAAMPLEKKSNLKVKSLKQILALTGGVTSRIFALIKDLSIDAIVTGDECITDDAIAKWTPVWSRHANPHRRLEKSGV
- a CDS encoding TniQ family protein produces the protein MKPHPLPKTVAPLPDELLSGWLSRLAAANYCDDAELLAHLRIDTAHGTALNFNVDAAAAAKIANAARIDPDVVRSLTFPAMTTREASLTAQIPFQHCLQCSREGLSLKHWRRAWAFDCQVCGTRLVPTLGKASGEQMPEKLINRARNGAARLEYAARLRSSKQFRRAMRAVTFAISLKAFRGDPLYALQGHRLEVRLFGLAAIDAAQSRPLVKAAISSSGIDDYARVALLRAFDKEPRLLAAVVYIARQRAKSIGAMAVESHN